A stretch of Mauremys reevesii isolate NIE-2019 linkage group 25, ASM1616193v1, whole genome shotgun sequence DNA encodes these proteins:
- the BAZ2A gene encoding bromodomain adjacent to zinc finger domain protein 2A isoform X3 encodes METNNHFNFPGLSSVPTASGLKPTPSSGDSVYTNGSPLNFPPQGKGLNGDMNGNGLSTVSHTSTSGTFASAGHSPDASALPHPYDYLWNYPPYQPGGLKETPSLGQYPLNGILGGTRPASPGHNTNPRAGQEFWANGTSGSMGLSFDSQELYDSFQDQSFELVPNGASGFYAAAQPSPMLGSGAQPFSPPPGLQDEPGAGQEGSLAAKEMPPAGEETGAALMGSRELEETQPDLKMCSYSSSGPAVEPLSQEASVLSPDTAGSCLGDASALAGALADPPLLSEDPLEPFESLARDPGTGDLYEMDNSQLVNDKSSLEAAPDISTLECSESPSLNNSSAFSLLPDDSQAPSSLFVSPDSPPVLGEAVLQDSSLDLQDGGDPGEEESESLECSPPLEPESPCLEEEEEEVAEDSCLEAPAAPLSASARGEVPRRRIATAEEVRLPLQHGWRREVRIRKGSHRWQGETWYYGPCGKRMKQFPEVIKYLSRNVVQDVRREHFSFSPRMPVGDFYEERDTPEGLQWVKLTQEEIPSRIQAITGKRGRPRNAEKEKAKAKEAPKVKRGRGRPPKAKMADLLSKTDARLLKKLEAQEVLSDEDKLKMSKIKKKMRRKARNKQKQEAKVPKPKEAKKKAKAKKEKARPEKAKEKGRPKEKGRPKEKAKAVRKVDKNLLAQRRLEERRRQQMILEEMKKPTEDMCLGDHQPLPPFSRIPGLVLPSGAFSDCLTIVEFLHSYGRVLGFEVPRDVPSLCTLQEGLFGVDDSLGEVQDLLVRLLRAALYDPGLPSYCQSLKILGEKVSEISLTRDTVSEILRCFLMAYGADADLCHGLRTKPFQALPPDRKAAILAFLVNELNGSALIINEIDKTLENMSNYRRNKWIIEGKLRRLKIALAKKTGRPESEITGLDEGPRRRSSRITEENSGLEAEEEESRGRKSRKDEEASIPASSVPELERQIEKLAKRQMFFRKKLLHASQTLRAAALGQDRYRRRYWVLPHLGGIFVEGSEAAAEEGPKDTEEEEEEKEAVPEICPVKKEPVELPIRSRLKCTASRARGRPRKSKEEPARPKPPPLNGLLEDSLPPCQSQHDLSQSAFLSWLSQTQSSLLNGSVLTPDSSPGKGDPSPPAPEAPALEESFPETVEKQGPWFNLLPRTPCHASPPLTTSSEEPPARAAPQPRSLHPRDQPKATGRQPNGPTSPALASTPVHASPRVPSACPRGRGGSEKAQEPPGQPKRRGRPPTKFFKQIEQKYLTQLMAQPVPPEMQSGWWWLKDPEELEAVARALHPRGIREKALHKHLTKHKEYLREVCARATADPIFQPQATGHPVSQEALVRWSVTERAYEMDLALLQWVEELEQRVLMADLQIRGWTCPSPDSARDDLRYCEHKVGALEDITLKNRREGLPPSREATNPLDLAVLRLAALEQNMERRYLKEPLWPPHEVVVEKVVLSSPEALDLGSTEIAYEITPRMRTWRQTLERCRSAAQVSLCIYQLEKSIAWEKSVNKVTCLVCRKGDDDEHLLLCDGCDRGCHLYCHRPRMTEVPDGDWFCSVCISQAGGEYYEDPSSPRRGKKRKGGRLFGGGFPEEEESPGRRVLPRRRDTLSVPRYSGEGLSPSKRRRLSPRGQSSDLTFCEIILMEMESQEDAWPFLEPVNPRLVPGYRKIIKNPMDFATMRTRLLRGEYVSCEEFAADATLVFDNCQTFNEDDSEPGCFSPPEPPGLTDCGSQK; translated from the exons ATGGAAACGAACAACCATTTTAACTTCCCTGGCCTCTCCTCTGTCCCCACTGCCTCAGGACTGAAGCCCACCCCTTCCTCAGGGGACAGCGTCTACACTAACGGGTCTCCTCTCAACTTCCCCCCGCAAGGGAAAG GCCTGAATGGCGACATGAATGGGAATGGCTTATCTACTGTATCTCACACTAGTACTTCAGGGACCTTCGCCTCTGCCGGGCACTCCCCCGACGcctccgccctcccccacccgTACGACTATCTCTGGAACTACCCGCCGTACCAGCCCGGCGGCCTCAAGGAGACCCCCAGCCTCGGACAGTACCCGCTCAACGGCATCCTCGGGGGCACCCGGCCGGCGTCCCCGGGGCACAACACTaaccccagggcagggcaggagttcTGGGCCAACGGCACCTCCGGCTCCATGGGGCTGAGCTTTGATTCGCAGGAGCTGTACGACTCCTTCCAGGATCAGAGCTTTGAGCTTGTGCCAAACGGCGCCAGCGGTTTCTACGCGGCCGCCCAGCCCTCCCCCATGCTGGGCTCCGGCGCCCAGCCTTTCTCGCCACCTCCGGGCCTGCAGGATGAGCCGGGCGCCGGCCAGGAGGGGTCCTTGGCGGCAAAGGAGATGCCGCCTGCCGGCGAGGAGACCGGCGCCGCTCTGATGGGCAGCCGGGAACTGGAGGAGACGCAGCCGG ACCTGAAAATGTGCAGCTACAGCAGCTCCGGGCCGGCCGTGGAGCCGCTCAGCCAGGAAGCTTCCGTCTTGTCCCCGGACACcgctgggagctgcctgggcgACGCCTCTGCCCTCGCCGGTGCCCTGGCAGACCCTCCCCTCCTGAGCGAAGACCCCCTGGAGCCCTTCGAGTCGCTGGCTAGAG ACCCAGGGACCGGAGATCTCTACGAGATGGACAACTCCCAGCTGGTGAACGACAAGTCTTCTCTGGAGGCTGCCCCGGACATCTCGACCCTCGAGTGCTCCGAGAGCCCCTCCCTGAACAACTCCAGCGCCTTCAGCCTGCTGCCGGACGACAGCCAGGCCCCCTCCTCGCTCTTCGTCAGCCCCGACTCGCCGCCTGTCCTGGGGGAGGCCGTCCTGCAAG ACAGCAGCTTAGACCTGCAGGACGGGGGCGACCCAGGGGAGGAGGAATCAGAGTCTCTGGAGTGCAGCCCCCCGCTGGAGCCGGAGTCCCCCtgtctggaggaggaggaggaggaagtggctGAGGACAGCTGCCTGGAGGCTCCGGCCGCCCCGCTCAGTGCATCAGCAAGGG GTGAAGTCCCCCGCAGACGGATCGCCACGGCGGAGGAGGTTCGCTTGCCCCTGCAGCACGG GTGGAGGAGGGAAGTGCGAATCAGGAAGGGCAGCCACCGCTGGCAGGGGGAGACGTGGTACTACGGGCCCTGCGGCAAAAGGATGAAGCAGTTCCCGGAGGTGATCAAG TACCTGAGCCGGAACGTGGTGCAGGACGTCCGGCGCGAacacttcagcttcagccctcGCATGCCTGTTGGAGACTTCTACGAGGAGCGGGACACGCCCGAG GGCTTGCAGTGGGTGAAgctgacccaggaggaaatccccTCGCGCATCCAGGCCATCACGGGCAAGCGCGGGCGCCCCCGCAACGCGGAAAAGGAGAAGGCCAAGGCCAAGGAGGCGCCCAAGGTGAAGCGCGGCCGGGGCCGGCCCCCCAAGGCCAAGATGGCCGACTTGCTGAGCAAGACCGATGCCAGGCTCCTGAAGAAACTGGAAGCCCAAG AGGTGCTCAGCGACGAAGACAAGCTGAAGATGAGCAAGATCAAGAAGAAGATGAGGCGAAAG GCAAGGAACAAACAGAAGCAGGAGGCCAAAGTGCCCAAGCCCAAGGAGGCCAAGAAGAAAGCCAAG GCGAAGAAGGAGAAGGCGCGGCCGGAGAAGGCCAAGGAGAAGGGGCGGCCCAAGGAGAAGGGGCGGCCCAAGGAGAAGGCCAAGGCTGTGCGGAAGGTGGACAAGAACCTGCTGGCCCAGCGGCGGCTGGAGGAGCGGCGCCGGCAGCAGATGATTTTAGAGGAGATGAAGAAGCCCACCGAGGACATGTGCCTGGGCGACCATCAG cccctgccgccaTTCTCCCGCATCCCCGGCCTGGTCCTGCCCAGCGGGGCCTTCTCCGACTGCCTCACCATCGTGGAGTTCCTGCACAGCTACGGCCGGGTCCTGGGCTTCGAGGTGCCCCGGGACgtccccagcctctgcaccctgcAGGAGGGGCTGTTCGGCGTGGACGACAGTCTGGGCGAGGTGCAGGACCTGCTGGTGCGGCTCCTGCGGGCTGCACTCTATGACCCCGGCCTCCCTTCCTACTGCCAG tccctgaaGATCCTCGGGGAGAAGGTGTCCGAGATCAGCCTGACCCGGGACACCGTCTCCGAGATCCTGCGCTGCTTCCTCATGGCCTACGGGGCCGACGCCGACCTGTGCCACGGGCTGCGGACCAAGCCCTTCCAGGCGCTGCCCCCCGACCGCAAGGCGGCCATCCTGGCCTTCCTGGTGAACGAGCTCAACGGCAGCGCCCTCATCATCAA TGAAATCGACAAGACTCTGGAGAACATGTCCAACTACAGGAGGAACAAATGGATCATCGAGGGCAAGCTACGCAG GTTGAAAATCGCCCTGGCCAAGAAGACGGGCCGCCCGGAGTCCGAGATCACGGGCCTGGATGAGGGGCCCAGGCGGCGCAGCTCCCGGATCACGGAGGAGAACAGTGGCctggaggcagaggaggaagagAGCCGGGGCCGGAAATCCCGCAAGGATGAGGAG GCCAGCATTCCTGCATCCAGCGTCCCCGAGCTGGAGAGACAGATCGAGAAGCTAGCCAAG AGGCAGATGTTCTTCCGGAAGAAGCTGCTCCATGCTTCACAGACGCTGCGGGCCGCGGCGCTGGGCCAGGACCGCTACCGCCGGCGGTACTGGGTTCTGCCCCACCTGGGCGGGATCTTCGTGGAGGGCTCTGAGGCAG CTGCGGAGGAGGGGCCCAAGGacacggaggaggaggaggaggagaaagaggctgTCCCGGAGATCTGCCCCGTGAAGAAGGAACCGGTCGAGCTGCCCATCCGCAGCCGGCTGAAGTGCACGGCCTCCCGGGCGCGGGGCCGGCCGCGGAAAAGCAAAGAGGAGCCGGCCCggcccaagcccccacccctcaaCGGGCTCCTGGAGGACTCGctgcccccctgccagagccagcaCGACCTGAGCCAGTCGGCCTTCCTGTCCTGGCTGAGCCAGACGCAGTCGTCCCTGCTCAACGGCTCGGTCCTCACCCCGGACAGCAGCCCCGGGAAAGGggaccccagcccccctgcccccgaggCGCCCGCCCTGGAGGAGAGCTTCCCAGAGACAGTGGAGAAACAGGGACCCTGGTTCAATCTGCTGCCCAGGACGCCCTGCCATGCCTCTCCCCCCCTCACTACCTCCTCGGAGGAGCCCCCTGCTAGAGCCGCCCCCCAACCTCGCAGCCTTCACCCCAGGGACCAGCCCAAGGCTACGGGCAGGCAG CCGAATGGCCCCACGTCTCCTGCCCTCGCGTCCACGCCCGTCCACGCCAGCCCCCGGGTGCCCAGCGCGTGCCCGAGGGGCCGGGGCGGATCCGAGAAGGCCCAGGAGCCGCCGGGCCAGCCCAAGCGCCGGGGCCGGCCCCCCACCAAGTTCTTCAAGCAGATTGAGCAGAAGTATCTCACCCAGCTGATGGCGCAGCCCGTGCCCCCAG AGATGCAGAGCGGCTGGTGGTGGCTCAAGGACCCGGAGGAGCTGGAGGCCGTGGCCCGAGCGCTGCACCCGCGGGGGATCCGTGAGAAGGCCCTGCACAAGCACCTCACCAAGCACAAGGAGTATCTGCGGGAGGTCTGCGCCCGCGCCACTGCCG ATCCCATCTTCCAGCCCCAGGCCACCGGCCACCCCGTGTCTCAGGAAGCTTTGGTCCGGTGGTCCGTGACGGAGCGGGCCTACGAGATGGACCTCGCCCTCCTGCAGTGGGTGGAAGAGCTGGAGCAGCGGGTCCTGATGGCGGATCTGCAGATCCGG ggctgGACGTGTCCGAGCCCCGACTCGGCGCGGGACGACCTGCGGTACTGCGAGCACAAGGTGGGGGCCCTGGAGGACATCACCCTCAAGAACCGGCGGGAGGGGCTGCCCCCCTCCCGGGAGGCCACCAACCCCCTGGACCTGGCCGTCCTGCGGCTGGCGGCGCTGGAGCAGAACATGGAGCGCCGGTACCTGAAGGAGCCGCTGTGGCCGCCGCACGAGGTGGTGGTGGAGAAGGTCGTGCTGAGCAGCCCTGAGGCGCTGGACCTGGGCAGCACGGAGAT tgcCTACGAGATCACTCCCCGGATGCGGACGTGGCGCCAGACCCTGGAGCGGTGCCGGAGCGCGGCCCAGGTCTCCCTGTGTATCTACCAGCTGGAGAAATCCATTGCCTGGGAGAAGTCGGTCAACAAAGTG ACGTGTCTGGTGTGCCGGAAGGGGGATGACGACGAACACCTGCTGCTGTGTGACGGCTGCGACCGCGGCTGCCACCTCTACTGCCACCGGCCTAGGATGACGGAGGTGCCGGACGGGGACTGGTTCTGCTCCGTCTGCATCTCCCAG GCGGGAGGCGAGTATTACGAGGACCCCAGTTCGCCCAGGCGGGGCAAGAAGCGGAAAGGCGGGCGTCTCTTCGGCGGGGGCTtcccggaggaggaggagagccccGGGCGCCGCGTCCTGCCGCGGAGGCGTGACACCCTGTCGGTGCCCCGCTACTCAGGGGAGGGCCTGTCCCCATCCAAGCGGAGGAGACTGTCACCACGTGGCCAGAGCAGCGATCTGACCTTCTGCGA GATCATCCTGATGGAGATGGAGTCTCAGGAGGACGCCTGGCCCTTCCTGGAGCCCGTCAACCCCCGGCTGGTGCCCGGCTACAGGAAAATCATCAAGAACCCCATGGAC
- the BAZ2A gene encoding bromodomain adjacent to zinc finger domain protein 2A isoform X2 — METNNHFNFPGLSSVPTASGLKPTPSSGDSVYTNGSPLNFPPQGKGLNGDMNGNGLSTVSHTSTSGTFASAGHSPDASALPHPYDYLWNYPPYQPGGLKETPSLGQYPLNGILGGTRPASPGHNTNPRAGQEFWANGTSGSMGLSFDSQELYDSFQDQSFELVPNGASGFYAAAQPSPMLGSGAQPFSPPPGLQDEPGAGQEGSLAAKEMPPAGEETGAALMGSRELEETQPDLKMCSYSSSGPAVEPLSQEASVLSPDTAGSCLGDASALAGALADPPLLSEDPLEPFESLARDPGTGDLYEMDNSQLVNDKSSLEAAPDISTLECSESPSLNNSSAFSLLPDDSQAPSSLFVSPDSPPVLGEAVLQDSSLDLQDGGDPGEEESESLECSPPLEPESPCLEEEEEEVAEDSCLEAPAAPLSASARGEVPRRRIATAEEVRLPLQHGWRREVRIRKGSHRWQGETWYYGPCGKRMKQFPEVIKYLSRNVVQDVRREHFSFSPRMPVGDFYEERDTPEGLQWVKLTQEEIPSRIQAITGKRGRPRNAEKEKAKAKEAPKVKRGRGRPPKAKMADLLSKTDARLLKKLEAQEVLSDEDKLKMSKIKKKMRRKARNKQKQEAKVPKPKEAKKKAKAKKEKARPEKAKEKGRPKEKGRPKEKAKAVRKVDKNLLAQRRLEERRRQQMILEEMKKPTEDMCLGDHQPLPPFSRIPGLVLPSGAFSDCLTIVEFLHSYGRVLGFEVPRDVPSLCTLQEGLFGVDDSLGEVQDLLVRLLRAALYDPGLPSYCQSLKILGEKVSEISLTRDTVSEILRCFLMAYGADADLCHGLRTKPFQALPPDRKAAILAFLVNELNGSALIINEIDKTLENMSNYRRNKWIIEGKLRRLKIALAKKTGRPESEITGLDEGPRRRSSRITEENSGLEAEEEESRGRKSRKDEEASIPASSVPELERQIEKLAKRQMFFRKKLLHASQTLRAAALGQDRYRRRYWVLPHLGGIFVEGSEAAAEEGPKDTEEEEEEKEAVPEICPVKKEPVELPIRSRLKCTASRARGRPRKSKEEPARPKPPPLNGLLEDSLPPCQSQHDLSQSAFLSWLSQTQSSLLNGSVLTPDSSPGKGDPSPPAPEAPALEESFPETVEKQGPWFNLLPRTPCHASPPLTTSSEEPPARAAPQPRSLHPRDQPKATGRQPNGPTSPALASTPVHASPRVPSACPRGRGGSEKAQEPPGQPKRRGRPPTKFFKQIEQKYLTQLMAQPVPPEMQSGWWWLKDPEELEAVARALHPRGIREKALHKHLTKHKEYLREVCARATADPIFQPQATGHPVSQEALVRWSVTERAYEMDLALLQWVEELEQRVLMADLQIRGWTCPSPDSARDDLRYCEHKVGALEDITLKNRREGLPPSREATNPLDLAVLRLAALEQNMERRYLKEPLWPPHEVVVEKVVLSSPEALDLGSTEIAYEITPRMRTWRQTLERCRSAAQVSLCIYQLEKSIAWEKSVNKVTCLVCRKGDDDEHLLLCDGCDRGCHLYCHRPRMTEVPDGDWFCSVCISQAGGEYYEDPSSPRRGKKRKGGRLFGGGFPEEEESPGRRVLPRRRDTLSVPRYSGEGLSPSKRRRLSPRGQSSDLTFCEIILMEMESQEDAWPFLEPVNPRLVPGYRKIIKNPMDFATMRTRLLRGEYVSCEEFAADATLVFDNCQTFNEDDSEVGKAGCAMRRFFESRWEEFYQGKHAPNP; from the exons ATGGAAACGAACAACCATTTTAACTTCCCTGGCCTCTCCTCTGTCCCCACTGCCTCAGGACTGAAGCCCACCCCTTCCTCAGGGGACAGCGTCTACACTAACGGGTCTCCTCTCAACTTCCCCCCGCAAGGGAAAG GCCTGAATGGCGACATGAATGGGAATGGCTTATCTACTGTATCTCACACTAGTACTTCAGGGACCTTCGCCTCTGCCGGGCACTCCCCCGACGcctccgccctcccccacccgTACGACTATCTCTGGAACTACCCGCCGTACCAGCCCGGCGGCCTCAAGGAGACCCCCAGCCTCGGACAGTACCCGCTCAACGGCATCCTCGGGGGCACCCGGCCGGCGTCCCCGGGGCACAACACTaaccccagggcagggcaggagttcTGGGCCAACGGCACCTCCGGCTCCATGGGGCTGAGCTTTGATTCGCAGGAGCTGTACGACTCCTTCCAGGATCAGAGCTTTGAGCTTGTGCCAAACGGCGCCAGCGGTTTCTACGCGGCCGCCCAGCCCTCCCCCATGCTGGGCTCCGGCGCCCAGCCTTTCTCGCCACCTCCGGGCCTGCAGGATGAGCCGGGCGCCGGCCAGGAGGGGTCCTTGGCGGCAAAGGAGATGCCGCCTGCCGGCGAGGAGACCGGCGCCGCTCTGATGGGCAGCCGGGAACTGGAGGAGACGCAGCCGG ACCTGAAAATGTGCAGCTACAGCAGCTCCGGGCCGGCCGTGGAGCCGCTCAGCCAGGAAGCTTCCGTCTTGTCCCCGGACACcgctgggagctgcctgggcgACGCCTCTGCCCTCGCCGGTGCCCTGGCAGACCCTCCCCTCCTGAGCGAAGACCCCCTGGAGCCCTTCGAGTCGCTGGCTAGAG ACCCAGGGACCGGAGATCTCTACGAGATGGACAACTCCCAGCTGGTGAACGACAAGTCTTCTCTGGAGGCTGCCCCGGACATCTCGACCCTCGAGTGCTCCGAGAGCCCCTCCCTGAACAACTCCAGCGCCTTCAGCCTGCTGCCGGACGACAGCCAGGCCCCCTCCTCGCTCTTCGTCAGCCCCGACTCGCCGCCTGTCCTGGGGGAGGCCGTCCTGCAAG ACAGCAGCTTAGACCTGCAGGACGGGGGCGACCCAGGGGAGGAGGAATCAGAGTCTCTGGAGTGCAGCCCCCCGCTGGAGCCGGAGTCCCCCtgtctggaggaggaggaggaggaagtggctGAGGACAGCTGCCTGGAGGCTCCGGCCGCCCCGCTCAGTGCATCAGCAAGGG GTGAAGTCCCCCGCAGACGGATCGCCACGGCGGAGGAGGTTCGCTTGCCCCTGCAGCACGG GTGGAGGAGGGAAGTGCGAATCAGGAAGGGCAGCCACCGCTGGCAGGGGGAGACGTGGTACTACGGGCCCTGCGGCAAAAGGATGAAGCAGTTCCCGGAGGTGATCAAG TACCTGAGCCGGAACGTGGTGCAGGACGTCCGGCGCGAacacttcagcttcagccctcGCATGCCTGTTGGAGACTTCTACGAGGAGCGGGACACGCCCGAG GGCTTGCAGTGGGTGAAgctgacccaggaggaaatccccTCGCGCATCCAGGCCATCACGGGCAAGCGCGGGCGCCCCCGCAACGCGGAAAAGGAGAAGGCCAAGGCCAAGGAGGCGCCCAAGGTGAAGCGCGGCCGGGGCCGGCCCCCCAAGGCCAAGATGGCCGACTTGCTGAGCAAGACCGATGCCAGGCTCCTGAAGAAACTGGAAGCCCAAG AGGTGCTCAGCGACGAAGACAAGCTGAAGATGAGCAAGATCAAGAAGAAGATGAGGCGAAAG GCAAGGAACAAACAGAAGCAGGAGGCCAAAGTGCCCAAGCCCAAGGAGGCCAAGAAGAAAGCCAAG GCGAAGAAGGAGAAGGCGCGGCCGGAGAAGGCCAAGGAGAAGGGGCGGCCCAAGGAGAAGGGGCGGCCCAAGGAGAAGGCCAAGGCTGTGCGGAAGGTGGACAAGAACCTGCTGGCCCAGCGGCGGCTGGAGGAGCGGCGCCGGCAGCAGATGATTTTAGAGGAGATGAAGAAGCCCACCGAGGACATGTGCCTGGGCGACCATCAG cccctgccgccaTTCTCCCGCATCCCCGGCCTGGTCCTGCCCAGCGGGGCCTTCTCCGACTGCCTCACCATCGTGGAGTTCCTGCACAGCTACGGCCGGGTCCTGGGCTTCGAGGTGCCCCGGGACgtccccagcctctgcaccctgcAGGAGGGGCTGTTCGGCGTGGACGACAGTCTGGGCGAGGTGCAGGACCTGCTGGTGCGGCTCCTGCGGGCTGCACTCTATGACCCCGGCCTCCCTTCCTACTGCCAG tccctgaaGATCCTCGGGGAGAAGGTGTCCGAGATCAGCCTGACCCGGGACACCGTCTCCGAGATCCTGCGCTGCTTCCTCATGGCCTACGGGGCCGACGCCGACCTGTGCCACGGGCTGCGGACCAAGCCCTTCCAGGCGCTGCCCCCCGACCGCAAGGCGGCCATCCTGGCCTTCCTGGTGAACGAGCTCAACGGCAGCGCCCTCATCATCAA TGAAATCGACAAGACTCTGGAGAACATGTCCAACTACAGGAGGAACAAATGGATCATCGAGGGCAAGCTACGCAG GTTGAAAATCGCCCTGGCCAAGAAGACGGGCCGCCCGGAGTCCGAGATCACGGGCCTGGATGAGGGGCCCAGGCGGCGCAGCTCCCGGATCACGGAGGAGAACAGTGGCctggaggcagaggaggaagagAGCCGGGGCCGGAAATCCCGCAAGGATGAGGAG GCCAGCATTCCTGCATCCAGCGTCCCCGAGCTGGAGAGACAGATCGAGAAGCTAGCCAAG AGGCAGATGTTCTTCCGGAAGAAGCTGCTCCATGCTTCACAGACGCTGCGGGCCGCGGCGCTGGGCCAGGACCGCTACCGCCGGCGGTACTGGGTTCTGCCCCACCTGGGCGGGATCTTCGTGGAGGGCTCTGAGGCAG CTGCGGAGGAGGGGCCCAAGGacacggaggaggaggaggaggagaaagaggctgTCCCGGAGATCTGCCCCGTGAAGAAGGAACCGGTCGAGCTGCCCATCCGCAGCCGGCTGAAGTGCACGGCCTCCCGGGCGCGGGGCCGGCCGCGGAAAAGCAAAGAGGAGCCGGCCCggcccaagcccccacccctcaaCGGGCTCCTGGAGGACTCGctgcccccctgccagagccagcaCGACCTGAGCCAGTCGGCCTTCCTGTCCTGGCTGAGCCAGACGCAGTCGTCCCTGCTCAACGGCTCGGTCCTCACCCCGGACAGCAGCCCCGGGAAAGGggaccccagcccccctgcccccgaggCGCCCGCCCTGGAGGAGAGCTTCCCAGAGACAGTGGAGAAACAGGGACCCTGGTTCAATCTGCTGCCCAGGACGCCCTGCCATGCCTCTCCCCCCCTCACTACCTCCTCGGAGGAGCCCCCTGCTAGAGCCGCCCCCCAACCTCGCAGCCTTCACCCCAGGGACCAGCCCAAGGCTACGGGCAGGCAG CCGAATGGCCCCACGTCTCCTGCCCTCGCGTCCACGCCCGTCCACGCCAGCCCCCGGGTGCCCAGCGCGTGCCCGAGGGGCCGGGGCGGATCCGAGAAGGCCCAGGAGCCGCCGGGCCAGCCCAAGCGCCGGGGCCGGCCCCCCACCAAGTTCTTCAAGCAGATTGAGCAGAAGTATCTCACCCAGCTGATGGCGCAGCCCGTGCCCCCAG AGATGCAGAGCGGCTGGTGGTGGCTCAAGGACCCGGAGGAGCTGGAGGCCGTGGCCCGAGCGCTGCACCCGCGGGGGATCCGTGAGAAGGCCCTGCACAAGCACCTCACCAAGCACAAGGAGTATCTGCGGGAGGTCTGCGCCCGCGCCACTGCCG ATCCCATCTTCCAGCCCCAGGCCACCGGCCACCCCGTGTCTCAGGAAGCTTTGGTCCGGTGGTCCGTGACGGAGCGGGCCTACGAGATGGACCTCGCCCTCCTGCAGTGGGTGGAAGAGCTGGAGCAGCGGGTCCTGATGGCGGATCTGCAGATCCGG ggctgGACGTGTCCGAGCCCCGACTCGGCGCGGGACGACCTGCGGTACTGCGAGCACAAGGTGGGGGCCCTGGAGGACATCACCCTCAAGAACCGGCGGGAGGGGCTGCCCCCCTCCCGGGAGGCCACCAACCCCCTGGACCTGGCCGTCCTGCGGCTGGCGGCGCTGGAGCAGAACATGGAGCGCCGGTACCTGAAGGAGCCGCTGTGGCCGCCGCACGAGGTGGTGGTGGAGAAGGTCGTGCTGAGCAGCCCTGAGGCGCTGGACCTGGGCAGCACGGAGAT tgcCTACGAGATCACTCCCCGGATGCGGACGTGGCGCCAGACCCTGGAGCGGTGCCGGAGCGCGGCCCAGGTCTCCCTGTGTATCTACCAGCTGGAGAAATCCATTGCCTGGGAGAAGTCGGTCAACAAAGTG ACGTGTCTGGTGTGCCGGAAGGGGGATGACGACGAACACCTGCTGCTGTGTGACGGCTGCGACCGCGGCTGCCACCTCTACTGCCACCGGCCTAGGATGACGGAGGTGCCGGACGGGGACTGGTTCTGCTCCGTCTGCATCTCCCAG GCGGGAGGCGAGTATTACGAGGACCCCAGTTCGCCCAGGCGGGGCAAGAAGCGGAAAGGCGGGCGTCTCTTCGGCGGGGGCTtcccggaggaggaggagagccccGGGCGCCGCGTCCTGCCGCGGAGGCGTGACACCCTGTCGGTGCCCCGCTACTCAGGGGAGGGCCTGTCCCCATCCAAGCGGAGGAGACTGTCACCACGTGGCCAGAGCAGCGATCTGACCTTCTGCGA GATCATCCTGATGGAGATGGAGTCTCAGGAGGACGCCTGGCCCTTCCTGGAGCCCGTCAACCCCCGGCTGGTGCCCGGCTACAGGAAAATCATCAAGAACCCCATGGAC